A genomic segment from Nicotiana sylvestris chromosome 1, ASM39365v2, whole genome shotgun sequence encodes:
- the LOC104243984 gene encoding uncharacterized protein has product MSPPSVPEVPVPTITTPTRGNGTVIDPTHPYFLHACDAPGMSRSILITLSAKNKLGFIDGSCPTPAPNSPDLKTWNRCNDMVTSWLLNSLTKNIVDSVLYSKTSKDLWTDLEHRFGQPDSAKLYHLQKELADSVQGSDDIAGYFTKLKYLWDELDTLNTNVHCSCNCNCGGKQKMIQFKDDERLIQFFMGLNETYTQARSNILMINPLPTVNHAYSLLMQHENQREVHSPSQFPGDGSLFMAGIQATFTQSNSQLKVDNNKGNPNYKGKKNNQMCSYCKMTNHTIQNCYRLVGFPSDFKFAKSKKFQGLIRSNAANTTDESETIQNNSIEGPQFAQKLSSN; this is encoded by the exons ATGTCACCTCCATCTGTTCCTGAGGTTCCTGTTCCTACAATAACAACTCCAACAAGAGGAAATGGAACAGTAATTGATCCAACTCATCCTTATTTCCTTCATGCATGTGATGCACCAGGAATG AGCAGATCCATCCTCATCACTCTTTCTGCCAAAAACAAGTTGGGCTTCATTGATGGATCTTGTCCTACCCCAGCTCCTAATTCTCCAGATTTGAAAACCTGGAATAGATGTAACGATATGGTTACATCTTGGCTATTGAACTCACTCACAAAGAACATTGTTGACAGTGTTCTGTACTCCAAAACATCAAAGGATCTTTGGACTGATCTAGAACACAGATTTGGACAACCAGATAGTGCTAAGTTGTATCACCTGCAAAAGGAATTAGCTGATTCAGTGCAGGGTTCAGATGACATTGCAGGATATTTTACTAAGTTGAAGTATTTATGGGATGAGCTTGACACACTAAACACTAATGTTCACTGCTCTTGCAACTGCAACTGTGGAGGAAAACAGAAAATGATTCAATTCAAGGATGATGAAAGACTCATTCAATTCTTTATGGGATTGAATGAGACTTACACACAAGCAAGGAGTAACATACTCATGATCAACCCTTTGCCAACAGTCAATCATGCTTATTCCCTGCTAATGCAGCATGAGAATCAGAGAGAGGTGCATTCACCTTCTCAATTCCCTGGAGATGGATCTCTTTTCATGGCAGGAATACAAGCAACATTTACTCAATCCAACTCCCAGCTAAAAGTTGATAACAACAAAGGAAATCCAAACTacaaaggaaagaagaacaatcaGATGTGTTCCTATTGTAAGATGACCAACCATACCATTCAGAATTGTTATAGGCTTGTAGGTTTCCCCTCTGATTTCAAATTCGCCAAATCCAAGAAGTTTCAGGGGCTTATAAGAAGCAATGCTGCTAATACAACTGATGAATCAGAAACAATACAGAATAATTCCATTGAAGGACCACAATTTGCTCAAAAACTATCCTCAAATTAG
- the LOC104243982 gene encoding QWRF motif-containing protein 2 — MMVAAVSTSGRQNPKDEPSRRPPLLPDNNGVGVSANLKRPKSRTVQSRYMSPSPSTSSSNSSSLSSNSTSASTRRFPSPLVSRNLSNTTTPVSAPKRSVSVTDRRRSSAVSRPLTPDLDSKVSSNVGEVSAATKLLVTSTRSLSVSFQGETFSLPVSKTKVAPPSPNLSSLRKGTPERRRSTSSSSTATPLRGRADYGGADQLENSKPIDQHRWPGRARQGNLLARSLDCSNNNGDRNKVIGSGNVIRTLQQSMIDERRASFDGRLSLDLGNAEPALKAVEQPQDVNNESSLPSDLTASDTDSVSSGSTSGVQECGGSSRIRGVPRGIVVSARFWQETNSRLRRLQDPGSPLSTSPGSKLVVPQKLRKYSSDVPISSPRTMSSPIRGNIRSASPSKLIGSSPSRGMPSPSRVRNVVSTINSNFVETPSVLSFAVDVRRGKVGENRIVDAHLLRLLYNRHLQWRFVNATTEATLLVQKHNAEKTLWNAWITISDLRDTITKKRHRLQLLRQKLKLASILKGQMMSLEDWAPFDKEHSISLLGAIEALKASTLRLPVIGGAHVDIQNLKDAVSSAHGVMQAMASSVGSILGKVEELNSLVSELAKVAAKEQASLEQCKDFLSMIATMQVKDCSLRTHVIQHNRGSTA, encoded by the exons atgATGGTGGCTGCTGTTTCAACAAGTGGCCGACAAAACCCCAAAGATGAACCTTCAAGAAGACCCCCATTGTTGCCAGACAACAATGGAGTTGGAGTTTCTGCTAACCTTAAAAGACCCAAATCAAGAACTGTCCAATCTCGTTATATGTCTCCTTCTCCTTCAACTTCCTCTTCAAATTCTTCTTCACTATCTTCAAATTCAACTTCTGCTAGTACTAGAAGATTCCCTTCTCCTTTAGTTTCTAGAAATTTGTCAAATACTACTACTCCTGTTTCAGCTCCCAAAAGATCTGTTTCAGTGACTGACCGGAGGCGGTCGTCTGCTGTTTCTAGACCTCTTACACCTGATCTTGATTCTAAAGTAAGCAGTAATGTAGGTGAAGTTTCTGCAGCAACAAAGCTGCTGGTGACTTCTACTAGGAGTTTATCAGTTTCATTTCAAGGTGAAACCTTTTCACTTCCTGTAAGTAAGACTAAGGTGGCTCCACCTTCTCCTAATTTGAGTAGTTTAAGGAAAGGAACCCCTGAGAGGAGGAGGAGTACTAGTAGTAGTAGTACTGCTACTCCCCTTAGAGGGAGAGCTGATTATGGTGGGGCAGATCAGTTGGAGAATTCTAAGCCTATTGATCAGCATCGTTGGCCAGGGAGGGCTAGGCAGGGGAATCTGTTGGCGAGGAGCTTAGATTGTAGTAATAATAATGGGGATAGAAACAAGGTTATTGGATCTGGGAATGTAATTAGGACACTGCAGCAATCTATGATTGATGAAAGGAGGGCTTCGTTCGATGGCAGGTTGAGTCTTGATTTGGGAAATGCTGAACCGGCTTTGAAGGCTGTTGAACAACCTCAGGACGTAAATAATGAGTCGTCTCTACCGTCTGATCTTACCGCGTCTGACACGGATAGTGTTTCTTCTGGTAGTACTTCAGGAGTGCAGGAGTGTGGTGGGAGTTCACGTATACGCGGTGTGCCTCGTGGCATTGTTGTTTCTGCTAGGTTTTGGCAAGAAACAAATAGTAGGTTGAGGAGGTTGCAGGATCCTGGGTCGCCTTTATCGACAAGTCCAGGGTCCAAATTGGTTGTGCcacagaagttgagaaagtacTCTAGTGATGTCCCAATATCGTCCCCACGAACAATGTCATCACCTATTCGTGGAAACATTCGGTCTGCATCTCCTAGTAAGCTTATTGGATCATCTCCTTCCAGGGGAATGCCTAGTCCATCACGTGTCAGAAATGTGGTTAGTACTATTAATAGTAACTTCGTTGAGACCCCTTCAGTTCTTAGTTTTGCTGTTGATGTTCGGAGGGGGAAGGTAGGCGAAAATCGAATTGTTGATGCACACTTATTGCGGCTTCTGTACAATCGACACTTACAGTGGCGTTTTGTAAATGCTACGACTGAAGCAACTTTgctggtgcaaaaacacaatgcagag AAAACTTTGTGGAACGCATGGATAACAATATCAGATTTACGTGATACAATCACTAAGAAAAGACACAGGCTACAGctgctgaggcagaaattgaagCTAGCTTCCATTTTAAAGGGACAG ATGATGTCCTTAGAAGATTGGGCTCCATTTGATAAAGAACACTCCATCTCACTGCTTGGAGCAATTGAAGCCTTGAAAGCTAGCACTCTCCGTCTACCGGTCATTGGAGGAGCTCAT GTTGACATCCAAAACTTGAAGGATGCTGTTAGTTCAGCGCATGGTGTGATGCAGGCAATGGCATCCTCAGTCGGTTCCATTTTGGGCAAG